The genomic region AAATACCGTAAACAATGGGTAAAAAGCTATAAGAAACAGAATGACAAAGGAAGGAAGCAGCAATATCATTGCGAGTTTCTGTTCCTTTTTCTGCAGCCTGTGAGAATTCATCTGCATGCCTCCTTTTTTCAGAAGCAGGCGGCACCCTCACCTCCAGGCAAAGGCACCGCTCGAAACATATCTTGGGAATACTATTTGCCGATGACATCAGCAATATCAAGAGAAATATTCTTGACAGCCTTCTCTGCACTCACTTTCTTTGAGAGCACGTCATGGACTTCAGTAAAGAACACCTTGGATACTTCAGCATACCTAGGAGCCGTAACCGTTGACGGACGGGCAACTGCCTGTGTAAACACATCATAGAGACTTCCAAAGAACGGTGTTGCCTTGAGTACGTCCTTGTCCTGATAAAGAGCCTTGATGGTCGGGTTATAGGAACCGACGATTGCCCTACGTTTCTGCTGCTCATAACCTGTCAGATAGAACAGGAGATCAGTCGCTTCCTTAGGATGCTTGCTATACTTGGAACAAGCCAACTGCCATCCACCCAAGGCAGCTGCACCATGTCCGCTTGCACCGGCAGGAAGCGGAGCTACATCAAATTTGCCTTTGATGACGGAATCATCAGAATTTCCAAGTGCATATGCATAAGGCCAGTTCCTCATGAACAGGGCATTTCCGGCCTGGAACATATTCCTGGCATCCTCTTCACCGAAGCCAAGGACACCTTCCGGTGAGATAGTACCTACCCAACCAGCTGCCATCGCAATCGCTTCTGCAGCCTTGTCATTGTCAATGGAAATCTTTCCGTTACTTTCCACGATAGAGCCGCCACCGTTGGAATTGATCCATTCAAGGGCATCACAGGTAAGGCCTTCATAAGAATTGCCCTGCCAGACAAAACCCCAGAAATCCTGGTTTCCTGCAGCTCTTTCACCGGCTTGGACCTTCTTGGCCATTTCGTCAAGTTCCTTCCATGTTGAAGGAGGAGCATCATAACCATATTTCTTCAGCAGGTCAGTCCTGTAATAAAGCAGACCTGCATCTGTGAACCAAGGCATGGCAACCAATTTACCATCTACGGTATTGTTCTTCACTATGGCCGGAAAGTGATCCTTGGCATAATCAGCACCACCATATTGATTCAAGTCAAGCAGATGTTCAGCAATATCGCCGGGCCAGATGACATCAATTTGGTAGAGATCGACCGCACTGGACTTTGCTTCGAAGTATTGGAGATACAAACCAAGACGGTCCGTAGTCAAGTCCGGTGTTTCCAGGCACTCGACTTCAATGTCAGGGTGAGTCTTCATATATTCAGCAGCACCATCTTTTGCAAGCTGGAGTTCCTGGCCTACAGCCCCTGCAGCAACGACAAGCTTGATCTTTCCCTGTTCCTGCGTCTGGGAACCGGAAGCCGCCTCTTCAGAAGACCCGTTGGCAAAAATGCCGATCGAAGCACAGCCGACCAACAAGGTACCTATGACAACCTTTACCACTCTGTTCATAATTTCCTCCTTTTGCAAATTACGAAATAGATTGACTATGTACTTTCCCTTTCTATCAGATAGGGTTTTATTTCCTCTTGGATATGTCTTCCATCACTCCCCGTCTTGATGAGGTCAAAAATCCTTTTGCTGGCTTTCCGCGTTATCTCTTCACGAGGTTGATGGATGGTCGTGATAAACGGTGGCAGTATCCTGCTGTAGTAGCTGTCATCAAATCCTACTACTTTTATATCTTTGGGAACCCGTATACCCTTGCTTTGCAGTGCTTGTATAAGTCCCACGGCAACGACATCAGCTTGGGCAAATATTGAATCACAGCGGCATACAAGATCAAAATGCTGCTGGACAAAATGATAAGCACTGTAAACATCACTGGGAATGAGGAAATGAAGTGCAGGATCTGCTTCAAGGCCATATTCCTTCATCGCCATATTGAAACCCTTCGTACGATCGTTGAACTCTGTACCGATATTCGGAGCACATCCGACCTGCAGAGGCTTTTTGCAACCTTTTCCAAACAGATGCTTCCCAGCAAGATATCCTCCGTATACATTGTCAGTAATGAAAAAATCAAGTGCCCTCAAATCAGTGAACTGAGGATGGAAGTGGACCTGTACCGCAGGAATCTGATAGCAGTTGAGGCAATTGATATCGGCCTCGGTAATCTGGGCATGCAGGAAAAGGAATCCATCTACCTTATGTTCCCTGATCAATCGGATTGCATTGCTCTCTTTCGTATGCAGGTTGATTGCTTCGACCTGAATCGTATCGAGCTGGAGTCGTTCCAATTCCCTACGTAAATTCAGGAACAGTGCATTTACATAAGAATGCGAACCATCTTCATCCAGACTTTCCTGATAAACCAAACCAACTAGTCCTGTCTTATGCGTTGAAAGGCTCTTTGCACTGTTGTTCGGAACGAAACCAAGTTCAGCTGCCAATTTCTTGACCCTGTCCCTTGTAGTCTGTGAAATCCGAGGGTTATCATTGAGACAACGGGAAACGGTCGATGTACTTACATCTGCAAGTTTTGCAATATCCTTGATTGTCACAGCCATGCACAGCACCTCCGTTTACTATTGTTGTGCAACCGTTTGCTCAACAATTGAAAGTATATCATAAGCAATATATCTGTCAAGATTTATTTTAATAGAAAAATTACCACCGATGAAATATTTCATCTAAAGTGGCAAATTAAAAAATTATATTTCGATAAAGAGTGAATTAAATAAAAAGACCTAAATACCTGATTCCCTATTTATTTTCTTAAATTCAGCTTGTTTTGGGTTACATGCAAACAACATGTTTTTGTCCGTTGTTCAACCGGTTGCACAAAATTATCAGACTAGTCTGAAGCTGATTTGACCTTGTCGGAATCCAGATATCGGCAGCTCTCTTCCAGTTGCTGCAAGGTGATCAAAGCTTTCGGCAACCGTCGGATTGCCTCTTGCCTTGAGTTCTCCAAGAACAGACAGCTTTCAATTGACCTACACTTTGTACGCAAAAAACCAATGAACCCAGCAAGCGGCTGTTCCATCCAACCCTTGCCTGAATAGACCCGTACAGACAATACCCCTGCAGTTGCATCGTAGCCGAGACGTCTGCAGAATCGACTGAGCCTGAACGGATCAAAGAAATCAAGC from Spirochaetia bacterium harbors:
- a CDS encoding ABC transporter substrate-binding protein, with the translated sequence MNRVVKVVIGTLLVGCASIGIFANGSSEEAASGSQTQEQGKIKLVVAAGAVGQELQLAKDGAAEYMKTHPDIEVECLETPDLTTDRLGLYLQYFEAKSSAVDLYQIDVIWPGDIAEHLLDLNQYGGADYAKDHFPAIVKNNTVDGKLVAMPWFTDAGLLYYRTDLLKKYGYDAPPSTWKELDEMAKKVQAGERAAGNQDFWGFVWQGNSYEGLTCDALEWINSNGGGSIVESNGKISIDNDKAAEAIAMAAGWVGTISPEGVLGFGEEDARNMFQAGNALFMRNWPYAYALGNSDDSVIKGKFDVAPLPAGASGHGAAALGGWQLACSKYSKHPKEATDLLFYLTGYEQQKRRAIVGSYNPTIKALYQDKDVLKATPFFGSLYDVFTQAVARPSTVTAPRYAEVSKVFFTEVHDVLSKKVSAEKAVKNISLDIADVIGK
- a CDS encoding LacI family transcriptional regulator, with product MAVTIKDIAKLADVSTSTVSRCLNDNPRISQTTRDRVKKLAAELGFVPNNSAKSLSTHKTGLVGLVYQESLDEDGSHSYVNALFLNLRRELERLQLDTIQVEAINLHTKESNAIRLIREHKVDGFLFLHAQITEADINCLNCYQIPAVQVHFHPQFTDLRALDFFITDNVYGGYLAGKHLFGKGCKKPLQVGCAPNIGTEFNDRTKGFNMAMKEYGLEADPALHFLIPSDVYSAYHFVQQHFDLVCRCDSIFAQADVVAVGLIQALQSKGIRVPKDIKVVGFDDSYYSRILPPFITTIHQPREEITRKASKRIFDLIKTGSDGRHIQEEIKPYLIEREST